In Selenomonas sp. TAMA-11512, a genomic segment contains:
- a CDS encoding DedA family protein, producing the protein MSEFTEIFLNFIDAWGYFAVAVLMAAENACIPIPSELILGFAGFMVYEERMTVIGATVAGMIGGMIGSVFAYWVGYYGGRPFVDKYGKYFFMSKSHVDLAQRWFDKYGIKAVFFSRMLPVVRTFISLPAGFARVNFKAFLLYTFLGSLPWTVFIIACGMLLGESWRLMLEIGHEASIAFVVASALIIAGLYWQYRKKKKRVR; encoded by the coding sequence ATGAGCGAATTTACAGAGATATTTTTAAACTTCATCGATGCGTGGGGCTACTTTGCCGTAGCCGTCCTGATGGCCGCCGAGAACGCCTGTATACCGATTCCGTCCGAGCTCATCCTGGGCTTTGCGGGATTCATGGTCTACGAAGAGCGCATGACCGTCATCGGTGCGACGGTCGCGGGCATGATCGGCGGCATGATCGGCTCTGTATTCGCTTATTGGGTGGGCTACTACGGCGGCCGTCCCTTTGTCGATAAGTACGGAAAGTATTTCTTTATGAGCAAGTCGCATGTCGATCTGGCACAGCGATGGTTTGACAAGTACGGTATCAAAGCCGTCTTTTTCAGCCGCATGCTGCCCGTCGTGCGTACGTTTATCTCGCTGCCCGCGGGCTTCGCACGCGTCAACTTCAAGGCATTCCTCCTCTATACATTCCTCGGCTCACTGCCATGGACGGTGTTCATCATCGCCTGCGGTATGCTCCTCGGGGAGAGCTGGCGGCTGATGCTTGAGATCGGTCACGAGGCGAGCATCGCCTTTGTCGTTGCCTCGGCGCTGATCATCGCCGGGCTCTACTGGCAGTATCGGAAAAAGAAGAAGCGCGTGCGGTAG
- a CDS encoding TMEM165/GDT1 family protein — MTAFFAATGVVMLAEMGDKTQLIAMAFAARFLWKTVMVGIFVGSLANHLVAVLGGTYLAAMVSPEYIRLAGAFAFIGFGIWTLLDLEEAEEQGNSRYGPFGTVAITFFLGEMGDKTQLAAFTMAAEFPEAFGFIIAGTVTAMLIADGAAIALGSALRRYLPPRRMKIAAGWIFLMCGGAGLVHGMM, encoded by the coding sequence GTGACAGCATTTTTTGCTGCCACAGGAGTCGTCATGCTTGCGGAGATGGGCGATAAGACGCAGCTTATCGCCATGGCTTTTGCTGCGCGGTTCTTGTGGAAGACGGTTATGGTCGGCATTTTTGTCGGCAGCTTGGCAAATCATCTGGTCGCCGTTCTTGGCGGCACCTACCTGGCAGCTATGGTATCGCCGGAGTATATCAGGCTGGCGGGGGCGTTTGCCTTTATCGGATTCGGCATCTGGACGCTTCTCGATCTCGAGGAAGCGGAGGAACAGGGCAACTCGCGTTACGGACCTTTTGGTACGGTGGCGATTACCTTTTTCCTCGGGGAGATGGGGGACAAGACGCAGCTGGCCGCCTTTACGATGGCGGCGGAGTTCCCGGAGGCCTTCGGCTTCATCATCGCCGGTACGGTGACGGCGATGCTCATCGCGGACGGTGCGGCGATTGCACTTGGTTCGGCACTGCGCAGATACCTCCCGCCGCGCCGAATGAAGATCGCGGCAGGATGGATATTCCTCATGTGCGGAGGCGCGGGATTGGTGCACGGGATGATGTGA
- a CDS encoding cyclophilin-like fold protein gives MRTGMWKRAAVLAALFAMAVTGCGGSTTAEQKTAELKAEPAAHAAQEKKESGATDLKKAKLKITTGDKVLYAALEDNATTRAFVQKLPTTLSMENLYAREMCYHYGGSLRHGATATRWETSSTGRRAAALSSFTGKTASSSSACRSGTRMMT, from the coding sequence ATGAGAACAGGTATGTGGAAGCGGGCGGCCGTCTTGGCGGCGCTCTTTGCCATGGCGGTGACCGGCTGCGGCGGAAGTACGACGGCCGAGCAGAAGACGGCTGAGCTGAAAGCGGAGCCGGCCGCGCATGCGGCGCAGGAGAAAAAGGAAAGCGGGGCGACGGACTTGAAGAAGGCAAAGCTCAAGATCACGACGGGTGACAAGGTACTGTACGCGGCACTTGAGGACAATGCGACGACACGGGCGTTTGTCCAAAAGCTGCCGACGACGCTCTCCATGGAGAACCTCTACGCGCGCGAGATGTGCTATCATTACGGCGGGAGTCTTCGACACGGAGCGACGGCTACGCGGTGGGAGACATCATCTACTGGCCGCCGCGCGGCAGCTTTGTCATCCTTTACAGGCAAAACGGCGAGCAGTTCGAGCGCGTGCAGATCGGGCACACGGATGATGACGTGA
- a CDS encoding aldo/keto reductase, whose translation MYNETITLPNGIAAPKLGLGTWLIPDDAAAEAVRQAAAIGYRHFDTAQAYGNERGVSEGVRTCGVPREELFVVSKVAAEHKSYAAAKQSIEKTLAVMELDYLDLMIIHSPQPWVEVNQSENRYFEENREVWRALEDAYEAGKLRAIGVSNFLRGDIDSLRETARVKPMVNQILAHISNTPLDLISYCADKGMILEAYSPVAHGEAIKNPQIARMAEKYRVTIPQLCIRYDLQLGMIALPKTANPEHMKINAAVDFVISDEDMESLKAMERIRDYGEASRFAVFGGKLNRN comes from the coding sequence ATGTATAATGAAACGATCACCCTGCCAAACGGCATCGCGGCACCGAAGCTCGGGCTCGGTACGTGGCTCATCCCGGATGACGCGGCGGCGGAGGCTGTCCGTCAGGCGGCTGCGATCGGCTATCGCCATTTCGATACGGCACAGGCATACGGCAATGAGCGCGGCGTAAGTGAGGGCGTCCGCACCTGCGGTGTTCCGCGGGAAGAGCTCTTTGTTGTTTCAAAGGTGGCGGCGGAGCACAAGTCCTATGCGGCGGCAAAGCAGTCCATTGAGAAAACGCTTGCCGTCATGGAGCTGGACTATCTTGACCTGATGATTATTCACAGCCCGCAGCCGTGGGTCGAGGTGAACCAGTCGGAGAACCGCTACTTCGAGGAAAATCGCGAGGTGTGGCGTGCGCTCGAGGATGCTTATGAAGCGGGAAAACTGCGCGCGATCGGCGTCTCCAATTTCCTGCGCGGGGACATCGACAGCCTCCGGGAGACGGCGCGCGTAAAGCCGATGGTCAATCAGATCCTCGCGCATATTTCCAACACGCCGCTCGACCTGATTTCGTACTGCGCGGACAAGGGGATGATCCTAGAGGCATATTCGCCGGTTGCACACGGCGAAGCGATAAAGAACCCGCAGATCGCCCGCATGGCGGAGAAATACCGCGTCACGATTCCGCAGCTGTGCATCCGCTACGATCTGCAGCTCGGCATGATTGCGCTGCCGAAGACCGCGAATCCGGAGCATATGAAGATAAACGCCGCCGTGGATTTCGTGATTTCGGATGAGGACATGGAGAGCCTGAAAGCGATGGAGCGCATTCGGGACTACGGCGAGGCGAGCCGCTTCGCCGTCTTCGGAGGGAAGCTTAATCGAAACTGA
- a CDS encoding nucleoside/nucleotide kinase family protein gives MSDKRWQNYDMTVNGLPQKVRYNADTVEGLFLPLLHRLTKRQREADRRILVFLAAPPATGKSTLLLFLEQLSQERADLTETQALGMDGFHYPNSYLETHFITRGGKEISLKSVKGAPETFDAEGLAAKLAAAKAGATPWPIYDRRIHDPRPDAMTADAPILLIEGNWLLLDEERWRSLRALADFTLRIDAPPALLRGRLISRKVQGGLSEAEAAAFYESSDAPNVERFAAHAGAADEVWRMEADGDFVRAAR, from the coding sequence ATGAGCGACAAGCGATGGCAAAACTACGATATGACGGTGAACGGACTGCCACAGAAGGTCCGATACAATGCGGATACGGTGGAGGGGCTGTTCCTGCCGCTGCTGCACCGCCTCACCAAGCGGCAGAGAGAAGCGGATCGGCGCATTCTCGTCTTCCTCGCCGCACCGCCCGCGACCGGCAAATCCACGCTCCTGCTCTTCCTCGAGCAGCTCTCGCAGGAGCGCGCCGACCTCACAGAGACGCAGGCGCTCGGCATGGACGGCTTCCACTATCCGAACAGCTATCTCGAAACGCATTTTATCACGCGCGGCGGAAAAGAGATCTCGCTGAAATCCGTCAAAGGCGCTCCCGAGACCTTCGACGCGGAGGGCCTTGCCGCAAAACTCGCGGCGGCGAAGGCCGGCGCGACGCCGTGGCCGATCTACGACCGCCGCATTCACGACCCGCGCCCCGACGCCATGACGGCGGACGCACCCATCCTGCTCATCGAGGGCAACTGGCTTCTGCTCGATGAAGAGCGGTGGCGCAGTCTCCGCGCTCTTGCGGACTTCACCCTCCGCATCGATGCGCCGCCCGCACTTCTGCGCGGCCGCCTCATCAGCCGCAAGGTGCAGGGCGGACTCTCCGAAGCGGAGGCGGCCGCCTTCTACGAGTCGAGCGATGCCCCGAATGTGGAGCGATTCGCCGCGCACGCGGGTGCGGCGGACGAAGTGTGGCGGATGGAGGCGGACGGCGACTTTGTCCGTGCGGCCCGATAG
- the alsE gene encoding D-allulose 6-phosphate 3-epimerase, whose protein sequence is MEAKFSPSLMCMDFLHVGEQVDVLNDLCDYYHADIMDGHFVKNLCLSLDFVAAVKSIAKKPIDCHLMTTNPEDYVDRLIGIDADIISPHAETLGGQAFRLIGKIKGAGKGFGLVLNPETELSTAKAYLGHVDLLTIMSVDPGFSGQKFIDEVLDKISQAVEWKEKYGYTYEIAVDGGCKRETYKRLYDAGTECFIIGNTGLFSLDSDLSNAWGKMRTFFQESIERL, encoded by the coding sequence ATGGAGGCTAAATTTTCTCCCTCGCTCATGTGCATGGATTTCCTCCATGTAGGAGAGCAAGTCGATGTTCTAAACGATCTCTGCGACTATTACCATGCGGATATCATGGACGGGCACTTCGTCAAGAATCTCTGCCTGTCACTGGATTTCGTCGCTGCCGTTAAGAGCATTGCGAAAAAGCCGATCGACTGCCATCTGATGACCACAAATCCCGAGGACTATGTGGATCGATTGATCGGCATCGATGCAGATATCATTTCCCCGCATGCGGAAACGCTCGGCGGACAGGCATTTCGCCTGATCGGAAAGATCAAGGGGGCCGGGAAGGGCTTCGGATTGGTGCTGAATCCGGAGACGGAGCTCTCCACGGCAAAGGCGTACCTCGGACATGTCGACCTCCTGACCATCATGAGCGTCGATCCCGGGTTTTCCGGTCAGAAGTTCATCGATGAGGTGCTGGATAAGATCAGCCAAGCCGTGGAGTGGAAGGAAAAGTACGGCTACACCTATGAGATTGCCGTCGACGGCGGCTGCAAGCGGGAGACCTATAAAAGGCTGTATGATGCAGGAACGGAGTGCTTCATCATCGGAAACACCGGTCTCTTCTCTCTGGACAGCGACCTTAGCAACGCATGGGGAAAGATGAGGACATTCTTCCAAGAGAGCATCGAGCGCCTGTAG
- a CDS encoding galactitol-1-phosphate 5-dehydrogenase has protein sequence MKAMRLHKIGEFTLDEVEKPVPKGKEILMKIGACGICGSDLPRVYELGTRVYPVTLGHEFAGTVEAVGEDADPVLIGRRAAVFPCIPCRICENCETGNYAECRNYQYLGSRNDGGFAEYCLIPSDWHLVLSSNPNVPMENLSLVEPATVAQHALRRGTLAAGEKIVIIGAGPIGIMEARWAEIFGAGKIALLEIDDIKIKFARARNLTVYDVKDPNCIAQVLKDFGRVDVVIEGTGTGSGFNTAIQLCRAFGRIVLMGNPHRDTTLALDNHSLILRKELNVLGMWNSHYAPLPFNEWNYTVEKIDSGELAVADLITHRTSLAGLKALLDGIHDRSITICKAIYSADEKD, from the coding sequence ATGAAAGCAATGCGCCTGCACAAAATCGGTGAATTCACCCTGGATGAAGTGGAAAAACCCGTCCCAAAGGGCAAAGAGATCCTCATGAAGATTGGAGCCTGCGGCATTTGCGGATCGGATCTTCCGCGCGTATACGAACTCGGAACGCGCGTCTATCCGGTGACGCTCGGACATGAGTTCGCGGGCACCGTAGAGGCGGTTGGTGAAGATGCCGATCCCGTGCTCATCGGCAGGAGAGCGGCGGTATTCCCCTGCATCCCCTGCCGCATCTGCGAGAACTGCGAGACGGGCAACTACGCGGAATGCAGGAACTATCAATATCTCGGCTCGCGCAACGACGGCGGCTTTGCCGAGTACTGCCTGATTCCGAGTGACTGGCACCTCGTGCTCTCGTCTAATCCCAACGTGCCTATGGAAAATCTGTCCCTCGTCGAACCCGCTACGGTCGCACAGCATGCTTTGCGCAGAGGAACTCTGGCTGCCGGTGAAAAGATCGTCATCATCGGTGCGGGGCCCATCGGGATTATGGAGGCACGCTGGGCGGAGATTTTCGGTGCGGGCAAAATTGCGCTCCTAGAGATCGACGATATCAAGATCAAGTTTGCCCGTGCACGTAATCTGACCGTATACGATGTCAAGGATCCGAACTGCATTGCGCAGGTACTCAAGGACTTCGGACGCGTCGATGTCGTCATCGAGGGGACGGGCACCGGCTCCGGATTCAACACGGCGATTCAGCTTTGCCGCGCGTTCGGACGTATTGTCCTCATGGGGAACCCGCATCGCGACACGACCCTCGCGCTCGACAATCACAGCCTCATTCTCCGCAAGGAGCTGAATGTGCTTGGCATGTGGAATTCGCACTATGCTCCTCTGCCGTTCAACGAGTGGAACTACACCGTCGAGAAGATCGACAGCGGTGAGCTCGCCGTTGCGGATCTCATTACGCACCGCACCTCGCTGGCGGGGCTGAAGGCGCTCCTCGACGGCATTCACGATCGGAGCATCACCATTTGCAAGGCGATCTATTCCGCCGATGAGAAAGACTGA
- a CDS encoding zinc-binding dehydrogenase, producing MCENSCGVVKGMADYICPPQENVYKLPNGLSLRDAALTEPLSCCPHGMDLLDVKLGETAAIIGMGAIGTMMVQLVKLAGAAEIVVIETVEEKREKALKLGATNFINPLKEDPVAAITSLGIRNVGKVMECVGLPTTVNTALSVAGKGARVVLFGLGDPDKPVLVDTYTAVTKELDIQTSFLNPYTTTRAIHLLAGGSIDVGAVISKEMGAEELVRELAERTYLRQGKVMVKWRELE from the coding sequence ATGTGTGAAAACTCCTGCGGCGTCGTCAAGGGAATGGCAGACTATATCTGCCCGCCGCAGGAAAATGTCTACAAGCTCCCCAACGGTCTCAGTCTCAGGGATGCCGCTTTGACGGAACCGCTCTCTTGTTGCCCGCATGGTATGGACCTCTTGGATGTAAAGCTCGGAGAGACGGCAGCGATTATCGGCATGGGAGCAATCGGTACAATGATGGTGCAGTTGGTCAAACTGGCCGGTGCAGCTGAGATCGTAGTAATCGAAACGGTCGAGGAAAAGCGCGAAAAAGCCCTAAAATTGGGGGCGACGAATTTCATTAATCCGCTCAAGGAAGATCCGGTCGCCGCTATTACCTCGCTGGGCATCCGCAATGTCGGCAAGGTGATGGAATGTGTCGGCTTGCCAACGACGGTCAACACAGCGCTCTCTGTCGCGGGAAAGGGTGCACGGGTTGTTCTCTTCGGACTCGGTGATCCCGATAAGCCCGTGCTCGTTGACACCTACACAGCCGTCACCAAGGAGCTGGACATTCAAACCTCGTTCCTCAACCCTTATACAACGACCCGCGCCATTCACTTATTGGCCGGCGGTTCCATCGACGTGGGAGCGGTCATCAGCAAGGAAATGGGAGCGGAAGAGCTTGTCCGGGAATTGGCAGAGCGAACGTATTTAAGGCAGGGCAAGGTCATGGTCAAATGGAGGGAACTGGAATGA
- a CDS encoding PTS sugar transporter subunit IIB → MENLLLARIDDRLIHGQVMTAWMKVKPAKQIMVIDDKVAKDEFMIDVIRLAAPTGVKVTVHTCDDAAATLQKGLSVPTILLAKTPKTYKRLLDAGIVLHAINVGGMGVNAERRTLYKNIAASDAERDMFREFLDKGIDVKIQIIPANNAVDMKDAL, encoded by the coding sequence ATGGAAAACTTACTTTTGGCAAGAATTGACGACCGTCTCATCCACGGACAGGTTATGACTGCCTGGATGAAGGTCAAGCCTGCAAAGCAGATCATGGTCATCGACGACAAGGTCGCAAAGGATGAGTTCATGATCGATGTGATTCGACTCGCCGCGCCGACCGGCGTTAAAGTTACCGTCCATACGTGCGACGATGCCGCGGCGACACTGCAGAAGGGGCTCTCTGTTCCGACGATCCTCCTCGCGAAGACACCAAAGACATACAAGAGGCTTCTCGACGCGGGCATTGTGCTCCACGCTATCAATGTCGGCGGCATGGGGGTGAACGCGGAGCGGCGGACGCTCTATAAGAACATCGCTGCCTCAGACGCGGAGCGTGACATGTTCCGGGAATTTTTGGACAAGGGGATTGATGTCAAGATCCAGATTATCCCTGCGAACAACGCCGTGGACATGAAAGATGCTCTCTAG
- a CDS encoding PTS sugar transporter subunit IIA, translating into MIGLVFASHGDMCVEMVKSAEMIAGIIDHARTVPLRPGEAPQSYEQRFKEAVESLQIEEQITSVLAVVDLLGGTPYNTAGLYSHLYNVPVITGLSLPMTLFCSMERPNYETAGELAAAAHDAAKDGIRLIDPR; encoded by the coding sequence ATGATCGGACTTGTATTTGCCAGCCACGGAGATATGTGTGTGGAGATGGTGAAATCAGCGGAGATGATCGCTGGAATAATAGACCATGCCCGCACGGTTCCTCTCCGTCCCGGGGAAGCGCCGCAGAGCTATGAGCAGCGCTTCAAGGAAGCCGTCGAGTCGCTGCAGATAGAGGAGCAGATCACGAGCGTGCTCGCCGTCGTCGATCTCCTGGGCGGCACGCCGTACAATACGGCGGGACTCTACAGCCACCTATATAACGTTCCGGTGATCACCGGACTCAGCCTGCCGATGACGCTGTTTTGTAGTATGGAACGACCCAATTACGAAACCGCAGGAGAACTTGCCGCCGCCGCGCATGACGCGGCGAAGGACGGTATTCGCCTGATTGATCCGCGCTGA
- a CDS encoding PTS system mannose/fructose/sorbose family transporter subunit IID — protein sequence MMSAENKEPVRLRKSDLIKHWLGGYSQETCYNYERLQALGSTQAIIPVIKRLYKSKEERAAALKKYMIFFNTEPSYIGTVIPGICASMEEQAANGEEVTEEDINSLRTGLMGPMAGIGDTVSQGIVYPILAGIACSMALAGNIFGPILFEVCYKAIMLTCGYSCYMLGYTKGKTAVLSLLRSGELNRVTEIFSIIGLMVIGSMAATRVSIMTPIAFTIGEVSVTLQNVLDSLLPAMLPLAAVLAVWKLLERGKSPTYIIAVLFIVGILCSLAGLLAVPAAG from the coding sequence ATGATGTCAGCAGAAAACAAAGAGCCGGTACGGCTCCGGAAAAGCGATCTCATCAAGCACTGGCTCGGCGGATACTCGCAGGAGACATGCTACAACTACGAGCGTCTTCAGGCGCTGGGCTCGACGCAGGCGATCATCCCCGTGATCAAGCGCCTGTATAAGAGCAAGGAGGAGCGCGCCGCCGCACTGAAAAAATACATGATCTTCTTCAATACGGAACCCTCGTACATCGGAACAGTCATCCCCGGTATATGCGCCTCGATGGAGGAGCAGGCGGCGAACGGTGAGGAGGTCACGGAGGAGGATATCAACTCCCTGCGCACCGGTCTCATGGGACCGATGGCGGGCATCGGCGACACGGTATCGCAGGGCATTGTCTACCCGATTCTCGCCGGCATTGCGTGTTCCATGGCGCTCGCAGGAAACATCTTCGGCCCCATCCTCTTCGAGGTATGCTATAAGGCGATCATGCTGACCTGCGGATACTCGTGCTATATGCTCGGCTATACGAAGGGAAAGACCGCCGTCCTGAGCCTCCTGCGCTCCGGTGAACTCAACCGTGTGACGGAGATCTTCAGCATCATTGGTCTCATGGTCATCGGCTCGATGGCGGCGACTCGTGTGTCCATCATGACCCCGATCGCGTTCACCATCGGCGAGGTCAGCGTCACACTGCAAAACGTCCTCGACTCGCTCCTGCCCGCCATGCTGCCGCTCGCAGCCGTGCTCGCCGTATGGAAGCTGCTCGAACGGGGCAAGAGTCCGACCTACATTATCGCCGTGCTCTTCATCGTCGGAATCCTGTGCTCGCTGGCGGGTCTGCTCGCCGTGCCGGCTGCCGGATGA
- a CDS encoding PTS sugar transporter subunit IIC → MISAILVAIIATVSTWWVSHVITRTWLYPLWSGFLVALALGEPIVGMKAAAYIQLTYLGWITAGGTMPGNLMVAGVFGTALTIISGADPILAPTFAVPFSLLGILTWQAYMTLNSIWVHKADEYVAKGDLIGVRLMNWVPSGILSFILNGVPAFLLVRYGSEYATQALAAIPQHLIDAFSTVGALMPALGIAMLLMYIGKKKILAFFFAGYFMTVYLHLDTMAITIFAAIAGALVYFFTRNNQTEEEA, encoded by the coding sequence ATGATTTCAGCAATTTTAGTCGCTATCATCGCGACGGTAAGCACATGGTGGGTCAGCCACGTCATCACCAGAACGTGGCTGTACCCGCTCTGGTCAGGCTTTCTGGTCGCACTTGCGCTTGGTGAGCCGATCGTCGGGATGAAGGCGGCGGCGTATATCCAGCTCACCTACCTCGGATGGATCACGGCCGGAGGCACAATGCCGGGTAACCTCATGGTCGCTGGCGTCTTCGGAACGGCGCTCACGATCATCTCGGGTGCAGATCCCATCCTAGCTCCGACGTTTGCCGTGCCGTTCAGTCTCCTGGGCATATTGACATGGCAGGCTTATATGACGCTGAACAGTATCTGGGTGCACAAGGCGGATGAATACGTCGCCAAGGGTGATCTTATCGGCGTCCGCCTGATGAACTGGGTGCCGTCGGGCATTCTGTCCTTCATTCTGAATGGCGTTCCCGCGTTCCTGCTCGTCCGCTACGGCAGCGAATATGCGACACAGGCACTCGCCGCCATCCCACAGCACCTCATCGATGCCTTTTCGACTGTCGGCGCTCTCATGCCGGCATTGGGCATCGCAATGCTGCTCATGTATATCGGCAAGAAAAAGATCCTTGCATTCTTCTTTGCCGGCTACTTTATGACGGTGTATCTGCATCTCGATACGATGGCAATCACCATTTTTGCCGCAATCGCAGGCGCTCTCGTATACTTTTTCACCAGGAATAACCAGACGGAAGAGGAGGCGTAA